A genomic region of Enterobacter hormaechei ATCC 49162 contains the following coding sequences:
- a CDS encoding amino acid permease, producing the protein MNMATNSNVIVSDSPAARRAGMSESEWREAIKFDSTDTGWVIMSIGMAIGAGIVFLPVQVGLMGLWVFLLSSIIGYPAMYLFQRLFINTLAESPECKDYPSVISGYLGKNWGILLGALYFVMLVIWMFVYSTAITNDSASYLHTFGVTDGLLSENPFYGLFLICILVAISSRGEKLLFKVSSLMVLTKLFVVAALGLSMIGLWHLANVGMLPPMGLLIKNAIITLPFTLTSILFIQTLSPMVISYRSREKSVEVARHKALRAMNIAFGVLFVTVFFYAVSFTLAMGHDEAVKAYEQNISALAIAAQFISGDGAGWVKIVSVILNIFAVMTAFFGVYLGFREATQGIVMNILRRKMPVKKINENTVQRGIMLFAILLAWSAIVLNAPVLSFTSICSPIFGMVGCLIPAWLVYKVPALHKYKGVSLVIIVITGLLLCVSPFLAFS; encoded by the coding sequence ATGAATATGGCAACAAACAGCAATGTGATTGTGAGTGATTCCCCTGCGGCAAGGCGGGCGGGAATGAGCGAAAGCGAATGGCGAGAGGCGATCAAATTCGACAGTACCGATACGGGCTGGGTCATCATGAGTATTGGGATGGCTATCGGCGCGGGGATTGTTTTTCTCCCGGTGCAGGTCGGATTAATGGGGCTGTGGGTCTTTTTGCTCTCGTCGATTATTGGCTATCCGGCCATGTACCTGTTCCAGCGCCTGTTTATTAATACGCTGGCGGAATCCCCGGAATGTAAAGACTACCCGAGCGTCATTAGCGGTTATTTAGGTAAAAACTGGGGCATCTTGTTGGGTGCGCTTTATTTCGTGATGCTGGTGATCTGGATGTTTGTCTATTCTACGGCTATCACCAACGACAGCGCATCTTATTTGCACACCTTCGGCGTGACCGACGGTTTGTTATCTGAAAATCCGTTCTACGGTTTATTCCTGATCTGCATTCTGGTCGCCATTTCGTCGCGCGGTGAAAAGCTGCTGTTTAAAGTCTCCAGCCTGATGGTGCTGACCAAATTATTTGTGGTGGCGGCGCTGGGTCTTTCGATGATTGGACTCTGGCATTTAGCCAACGTCGGCATGCTGCCACCGATGGGGCTGCTGATTAAAAATGCCATTATTACGCTGCCCTTTACCTTAACCTCCATTCTGTTTATTCAGACCTTAAGCCCGATGGTAATTTCCTATCGGTCGCGGGAAAAATCCGTTGAGGTGGCGCGTCATAAAGCGCTGCGGGCGATGAATATTGCTTTCGGCGTGCTGTTTGTCACGGTCTTTTTCTACGCGGTCTCCTTCACACTGGCGATGGGGCACGACGAGGCGGTGAAAGCCTACGAGCAGAACATTTCTGCCCTGGCAATCGCGGCACAGTTTATCAGCGGCGACGGCGCGGGCTGGGTCAAAATCGTCAGCGTGATCCTCAATATCTTCGCTGTGATGACCGCCTTCTTCGGCGTCTATCTCGGCTTTCGCGAGGCGACGCAGGGCATCGTAATGAATATCCTGCGCCGCAAAATGCCGGTGAAGAAAATCAATGAAAACACCGTCCAGCGCGGGATTATGCTCTTCGCGATCCTGCTGGCCTGGAGCGCGATTGTATTAAACGCGCCGGTGCTGAGCTTCACCTCCATCTGTAGCCCTATTTTCGGGATGGTGGGCTGCTTAATTCCGGCGTGGCTGGTCTACAAAGTGCCCGCACTTCATAAATATAAAGGCGTATCGCTGGTGATTATTGTGATTACCGGGCTGCTGCTTTGTGTTTCTCCTTTCCTCGCCTTCTCATGA